From one uncultured Bacteroides sp. genomic stretch:
- a CDS encoding TetR/AcrR family transcriptional regulator yields the protein MVSTTHIGECPEKTSRIIEVAQNRFGLYGFEKTTMNEIASDLNISKGSLYYYFPDKESLYIAVIQKEHDVFIHLVTEKIASLSDPAQMIREYVNIRLSYFHTLLNLSRFRHNNNMWELHSMMHQQWAVFKIQEEGLIADVLTYGVKEAFFEIENIHDIAELLLDIIKGLSMSLVKNKDIFYLEDTEYDKLFKKINLFVEMFIKSLKRQHIS from the coding sequence ATGGTAAGTACAACACATATAGGAGAATGCCCTGAAAAAACTTCCCGCATTATTGAAGTTGCCCAGAATCGTTTCGGACTATACGGATTTGAAAAGACAACAATGAATGAGATAGCCTCCGACCTCAACATATCCAAAGGCTCCTTATATTATTATTTTCCTGATAAAGAAAGCCTCTACATTGCTGTTATTCAAAAGGAACATGATGTATTCATTCATTTAGTTACTGAAAAAATCGCCTCCCTCTCTGATCCGGCACAAATGATCAGAGAGTATGTAAATATCAGACTCTCGTATTTCCATACTTTATTGAATCTGAGCCGGTTTCGGCATAACAATAATATGTGGGAATTGCATAGCATGATGCATCAGCAATGGGCTGTTTTCAAAATTCAGGAAGAAGGCTTAATTGCCGATGTCCTGACTTACGGAGTTAAAGAAGCCTTTTTTGAAATAGAAAATATTCATGATATTGCCGAATTATTATTAGATATTATCAAAGGCCTGAGCATGTCATTAGTCAAAAACAAAGATATCTTTTATCTGGAAGACACCGAATACGACAAACTGTTTAAAAAGATAAACTTGTTTGTTGAGATGTTTATTAAATCATTAAAAAGACAA
- a CDS encoding glycerophosphodiester phosphodiesterase family protein, which produces MEKILIRPLGLFLICGALLAGCKSAGESNIPLVHAHRGGAALYPENTIPAMLNAVKIGVPFLELDMHISRDSQVIVSHDAFFNSIKALTPEGDTIPKADMKNYKYYTMTYDSIRKYDVGSLPNPAFPLRKNLKCRVPLVAALIDSVEAYTAATGKTPVSYNIEIKSDPAKDGVFSPDYKTFADLCMRVLLSKNLGNRLLVQCFDVRTLNYVHKKYPSVRLSYLVEDEGVSFDALMAKLNFTPQVYSPEHDMLTKEVVLKAHAIGMQVAPWTVDKREEILRLKRLGVDAIITNQPDSVMMWLGSKESELK; this is translated from the coding sequence ATGGAGAAGATCTTGATCAGGCCGTTGGGCTTATTTCTAATTTGTGGTGCACTTTTGGCCGGTTGCAAATCTGCCGGTGAGAGTAATATTCCGTTGGTTCATGCCCATAGGGGCGGAGCGGCTCTTTATCCGGAAAACACCATTCCGGCCATGCTCAATGCCGTGAAAATAGGAGTGCCTTTTTTAGAGTTGGATATGCACATCAGTCGAGACAGTCAGGTGATTGTGTCTCATGATGCCTTTTTTAATTCAATAAAAGCACTAACCCCTGAGGGCGACACCATTCCGAAAGCGGACATGAAGAACTATAAATATTATACGATGACATATGACAGCATCCGCAAGTACGACGTGGGCAGTCTTCCCAATCCGGCTTTTCCCCTGAGGAAGAACCTGAAGTGCCGCGTGCCTCTTGTTGCCGCATTGATAGATAGTGTGGAGGCGTATACGGCAGCTACCGGAAAAACTCCTGTATCTTATAATATTGAAATTAAGTCCGATCCGGCTAAGGATGGGGTCTTTTCTCCCGATTACAAAACGTTTGCCGATTTGTGCATGCGGGTTTTATTAAGTAAGAATCTGGGCAACAGATTGCTGGTGCAATGCTTTGATGTGCGTACGCTGAACTATGTGCATAAGAAATATCCATCGGTCAGGTTGTCTTATCTGGTAGAGGATGAAGGAGTTTCTTTCGATGCATTGATGGCAAAGCTTAACTTTACCCCACAGGTGTACAGCCCCGAACACGATATGCTGACTAAAGAGGTTGTTTTGAAAGCCCATGCCATCGGTATGCAGGTTGCTCCCTGGACGGTAGACAAGCGGGAAGAGATACTTCGATTGAAAAGACTGGGAGTAGATGCCATTATAACCAACCAACCGGATAGTGTGATGATGTGGCTGGGCAGCAAAGAGTCTGAATTGAAATGA
- a CDS encoding clostripain-related cysteine peptidase codes for MSFWACIVSCCLFLFTACSTDDDDSPVVPVSYTVLVYMAADNSMDSEVDYTLQELKEGMKRSGGTTVVYLDRAEESPRLFRITTEGEEIALKDYAEENSASAATLARVINDTKELAPSDKFGLVYWSHSMGWVPSGYSKDTRAATVAPSFPRTRYLGMDEHQAADAQGLTLMEIDEMAAALPDHVAEFMLFDACMMGSVEALYQLRNKCSYFIASPAEILMEADYDASGMPYSDLLPQLFGGKEELAQACQKYYNHYNGMSAKILRSATITLIDAQQLDGLYAVVDDILNNRLSVMQTLSTDGLQVYHRASLPRVFFDLDDVMKQVSTAAQYQAFETQLAQTVLYKAATAKFAGDLVLERCSGLSVYVPLSKWKDNWEYTYYFSSLEWSKVYGTD; via the coding sequence ATGAGCTTTTGGGCTTGTATCGTTAGTTGCTGTTTGTTTTTATTCACTGCTTGTTCTACCGATGATGATGATTCACCGGTAGTTCCGGTTTCTTATACCGTATTGGTTTATATGGCTGCTGATAATTCTATGGATTCTGAAGTAGACTATACTTTACAGGAACTTAAGGAAGGGATGAAGCGTAGTGGAGGTACGACAGTGGTTTATCTGGACAGGGCCGAAGAATCGCCGAGATTGTTTCGGATAACTACAGAAGGAGAGGAGATTGCCTTGAAAGACTATGCCGAAGAAAATTCGGCCAGTGCGGCAACCTTGGCTCGGGTTATAAACGATACCAAAGAACTGGCTCCATCCGATAAATTCGGATTAGTCTACTGGTCACATTCCATGGGTTGGGTACCTTCCGGATATTCTAAAGACACACGTGCTGCCACTGTTGCTCCCTCCTTTCCCCGCACCCGTTATCTGGGCATGGACGAGCATCAGGCAGCTGATGCGCAAGGGTTAACGTTGATGGAGATAGACGAGATGGCTGCCGCTTTGCCCGATCATGTGGCGGAGTTTATGCTATTTGATGCTTGCATGATGGGCAGTGTGGAAGCCCTTTACCAACTTCGCAATAAATGCAGTTATTTTATTGCTTCGCCCGCAGAGATTCTGATGGAGGCTGATTATGATGCCTCCGGCATGCCTTATTCAGATCTGCTTCCGCAATTGTTTGGTGGTAAAGAAGAATTGGCACAGGCTTGTCAAAAGTACTATAATCATTATAATGGTATGAGCGCCAAGATTCTGCGCTCGGCTACCATCACATTGATTGATGCTCAGCAGCTCGACGGGTTGTATGCTGTTGTCGACGACATTCTTAATAATCGTTTGTCCGTTATGCAAACGTTAAGCACCGATGGCTTGCAAGTATATCACAGAGCCAGTTTGCCGAGAGTGTTTTTTGATTTAGACGATGTGATGAAGCAGGTAAGCACCGCTGCTCAGTATCAGGCGTTTGAAACTCAATTGGCTCAAACGGTACTTTATAAGGCTGCTACGGCGAAGTTTGCCGGTGATTTGGTTTTAGAACGTTGTAGCGGACTAAGTGTGTATGTACCCCTAAGCAAATGGAAGGATAATTGGGAGTATACCTATTATTTCAGTTCGCTGGAGTGGAGCAAGGTATATGGAACTGATTAG
- a CDS encoding sigma-70 family RNA polymerase sigma factor: MDTTDSELLARIADKDYDAFNLMYARYNRLFIKWTYKRTRNSQTTEDIMQIFWANLWNAPSVFNVNETGVAKQSLLKILSFRITDYLRSSEGREESADTDVISEINADLSYTHVFEELQESEIHQMITKVLNTLPQLHQDIYQLRWNKHYSTKETAQALGICEKAVRERYKKTLNNLKKSLLEDYLNDSKTNKSSAIILLMLIKMNIFYLSASSLTDEFFAFIGIY; this comes from the coding sequence ATGGATACTACGGATAGTGAATTACTGGCCAGAATAGCAGATAAAGACTATGATGCGTTCAACCTTATGTATGCCCGCTATAATCGTCTGTTCATAAAATGGACATATAAACGCACCCGAAACAGTCAGACGACGGAAGACATTATGCAAATTTTCTGGGCCAATTTATGGAACGCTCCTTCTGTGTTCAATGTAAATGAGACGGGAGTAGCCAAACAGAGCCTGCTTAAAATTCTTTCTTTCCGCATTACCGATTATCTGAGGTCTTCGGAAGGTAGAGAAGAGAGTGCGGATACGGATGTAATTTCAGAAATAAATGCGGACTTATCATATACACACGTATTCGAAGAATTACAGGAAAGTGAAATTCATCAAATGATTACAAAGGTACTGAACACGTTACCACAGCTGCATCAGGATATTTACCAACTACGCTGGAATAAACATTATTCTACCAAAGAAACGGCACAAGCGTTGGGCATTTGCGAAAAGGCGGTTCGGGAAAGATACAAAAAGACGCTCAACAATTTAAAGAAAAGTTTGCTCGAAGATTATCTGAATGATAGTAAGACAAATAAGTCATCGGCTATCATTTTACTTATGCTCATCAAGATGAATATTTTCTATCTCTCGGCATCGAGCCTGACAGACGAATTTTTCGCTTTTATCGGCATTTACTAA
- a CDS encoding FecR family protein: MITGKLKKQVGLMIKGNTPGSRVKRFLFVYELLRRYVRGDATERERAVINTWHAGEEEYFLEKEGQELPSAELYRMDECVYRKVAVSQQFPETNWKLVSQQAEVMHTLQEAIPASKAGPVGLKKQRPRVIRIYGSIAAMIAVIAAIGLYHYYTKEMTFETQNSQLSQQLPDNTRVLMNRDSRLVLGSDFNGRTRSVEMKGEIFFDVAKNPQKPFIIAHSVLQTEVKGTSFTVKDYPELDVSTVTVRTGVVTVSRGGKRLATLLPDKQLVYNKITGEHTVRDTNWKASAGWVEGNIVLIDADEKELALRIRQYFGKELVIEDAAFGHDICFNSEFAPNATLAEVMGRLMLVYDAQYKIDGNRIVVYR; this comes from the coding sequence ATGATAACAGGTAAATTGAAGAAGCAGGTCGGACTGATGATAAAAGGGAATACTCCCGGGAGCAGAGTGAAGAGATTTCTTTTTGTGTACGAATTGCTGCGTCGGTACGTCCGGGGAGATGCTACGGAACGTGAAAGGGCGGTGATAAACACCTGGCATGCAGGCGAAGAAGAATATTTCTTAGAAAAAGAAGGTCAGGAATTGCCTTCCGCCGAGCTCTATCGTATGGATGAATGTGTTTATCGGAAAGTAGCTGTCAGCCAACAATTTCCTGAAACGAACTGGAAGCTTGTGTCGCAGCAAGCCGAAGTGATGCATACTTTACAAGAGGCAATTCCTGCTTCTAAAGCAGGCCCTGTCGGGCTAAAAAAGCAGCGTCCGAGGGTTATCCGTATTTATGGAAGTATAGCTGCCATGATTGCTGTTATAGCAGCTATTGGCTTATATCATTACTATACCAAAGAGATGACATTTGAAACTCAAAATAGTCAACTGAGCCAACAATTGCCCGATAACACCCGGGTGCTGATGAATCGTGACAGTAGATTGGTGTTGGGGAGTGATTTTAATGGCCGGACCCGCTCGGTTGAAATGAAAGGAGAGATCTTTTTCGATGTGGCTAAGAATCCTCAAAAGCCTTTTATTATAGCCCATAGCGTGTTGCAAACGGAAGTTAAAGGAACCTCGTTCACCGTTAAGGATTATCCGGAACTTGATGTAAGTACAGTGACGGTGCGTACCGGTGTGGTAACGGTGAGCAGAGGAGGTAAGCGACTGGCTACGCTGCTGCCCGACAAACAGCTTGTTTACAATAAAATAACGGGAGAACATACGGTGCGCGATACGAACTGGAAAGCTTCCGCCGGATGGGTAGAGGGTAATATTGTGTTGATAGATGCTGATGAAAAAGAACTGGCGTTACGCATCAGGCAGTACTTTGGTAAGGAATTAGTGATAGAAGATGCCGCTTTTGGGCATGATATCTGCTTCAATTCGGAGTTTGCCCCCAATGCTACGCTTGCTGAAGTGATGGGACGATTGATGCTGGTGTATGATGCACAATACAAAATAGACGGTAACCGGATTGTAGTATACCGGTGA
- a CDS encoding TonB-dependent receptor: MKSSSKQMNLVLTVFLGLLLQCIPQQTYAQLIKRTFPQEKLSARIKQLAEITDKTITFDAAQVENIVVPALTANNYSVEQLLAGSLHTTGYTFKYSNNSYVIFKTDDDDKDKNKKSTTTGNLSGLILDQKDEPLVGATVRILNTSFGTVSNADGKYTLKAVPVGTVTVEASYVSFQTQKITEVKINPSKTTELNLVMKEASEELGEVVVTADYNDASAKGLYAKQKTMTAMSDGVSADLIKKTSDSNVAQVLKRVSGVTIQDNKYVTVRGMSERYNNVQLNGTALPSTEPNRRNFAFDIIPSNLVENVTITKTFTPDMQGEFTGGMVNVSTLSIPKERLLSLSVGSGFNTNSTGKTFMSGKRFKSDYFLGNSSERNWFGRDWVNDTYAGYWDNGLLKSGDAEKAYAMNAKIPNHWGLSKYTGAPTQNYALSIGTPFDLGNHNTLGVVAAATYRHEENTETVLEANYRKPGQKALDAHNYKFVTAIGALANVGWERPGHKITLSNMFNNRFTQSSIDRMVEDKGSSRLFMEHYSSPLRNILWQSRLEGEHKLFNDKLIFSWFGDYNKLTRESHDDRLMQGGVTYTINEDGSYEPTLLPNGQPVVDWISRLTLGAADLSGGFIMYSDLSETKKNVGGNFTVPFLVAGNKQSLKAGYWGTFRNADYHQQYLTSKFGPNSTYTMFNGLTLPETYSLDNFAKGYLIYELAGKKGDKVDYYKGNQKIHAAYLMGEFTLLKRVHVTGGVRMENTDMNVATYYNKANAVVDSAVVRNYTDYLPAATVVWNITSSINLRAAYGKTLARPDFRELTPFRYYNVNDRLIVSGITPLKTTYTSNVDLRLEWYPSAGEVVSVSAFYKKFKDPVELLSSDPQTSGNFILSSYNLDKSTMKGLELNLRKSLAFIAPVAFLRDLYLNANATILKGDVSYNLAYLRNVASGLSTDELDNFASNRKRPLQGMAPYMVNAGLTYSGKLLGAAVSYATTGRKLVQAAPKEWNDEYEAPRHVLDLQLSVRPWKNLEIKANASDILNQASIIYINSNDHGEDYTNDMGYNKDRDVIRSKIKRGTGYSFSLSYNF; this comes from the coding sequence ATGAAAAGTAGTAGTAAACAGATGAATTTAGTTCTTACAGTGTTTTTGGGATTATTGCTTCAGTGCATCCCTCAACAAACGTATGCACAACTGATTAAACGAACATTTCCGCAAGAAAAACTCTCTGCGCGTATCAAGCAATTAGCAGAGATAACCGACAAAACCATCACATTCGATGCTGCGCAAGTAGAGAATATTGTTGTTCCCGCTTTAACTGCCAATAATTATAGTGTGGAACAGTTGCTTGCCGGTAGTCTTCATACCACCGGCTATACCTTTAAATACAGTAATAACTCTTATGTTATCTTTAAAACAGATGATGACGATAAAGATAAAAACAAGAAATCTACTACCACGGGTAATCTTTCGGGTTTGATTCTGGACCAGAAAGATGAACCTCTTGTAGGCGCCACGGTGCGCATTCTTAATACTTCTTTTGGCACGGTGAGCAATGCGGATGGAAAATACACATTAAAAGCCGTTCCTGTGGGCACGGTGACGGTAGAGGCCAGTTATGTTTCCTTTCAAACGCAAAAGATAACAGAGGTCAAGATAAACCCGTCTAAAACCACGGAATTGAATCTTGTGATGAAGGAAGCCAGTGAAGAGTTGGGCGAAGTGGTGGTGACAGCCGATTATAACGATGCTTCCGCCAAAGGGCTTTATGCCAAGCAAAAAACGATGACTGCCATGAGTGACGGTGTAAGTGCCGACCTGATAAAGAAGACCAGCGATAGCAACGTGGCACAAGTGCTCAAACGGGTGAGCGGGGTCACTATTCAGGATAACAAATATGTTACCGTGCGTGGTATGAGTGAGCGTTATAACAATGTGCAACTCAATGGCACGGCATTGCCCAGTACCGAGCCTAACCGTCGTAATTTTGCTTTCGACATTATTCCGAGTAATTTGGTGGAAAATGTAACTATTACCAAAACCTTTACTCCTGATATGCAAGGCGAATTTACCGGAGGTATGGTGAATGTAAGCACACTTTCTATTCCTAAAGAGCGACTGCTTTCTTTAAGTGTGGGTTCCGGTTTCAATACTAACAGTACCGGTAAAACTTTTATGAGTGGCAAGCGCTTTAAAAGTGATTATTTTCTGGGTAACAGTAGTGAGCGCAACTGGTTTGGGCGCGACTGGGTCAATGATACGTATGCCGGTTATTGGGACAATGGTTTATTGAAGTCGGGAGATGCTGAGAAAGCTTATGCCATGAATGCTAAGATACCGAATCATTGGGGATTGAGTAAATATACCGGTGCTCCGACTCAGAACTATGCCCTGAGTATAGGTACGCCTTTTGATTTGGGTAATCATAATACGTTGGGCGTCGTTGCTGCCGCCACTTATCGGCACGAAGAGAATACGGAGACGGTTTTGGAAGCCAATTATCGTAAGCCGGGTCAAAAGGCACTCGATGCTCACAATTATAAATTTGTCACTGCCATAGGTGCGTTGGCCAATGTGGGTTGGGAACGTCCCGGTCATAAGATTACACTGAGCAATATGTTCAACAACCGTTTTACGCAAAGTAGCATTGATCGTATGGTAGAAGATAAGGGAAGTAGTAGATTATTTATGGAGCATTATAGTAGTCCGTTACGCAATATTCTTTGGCAAAGCCGCCTGGAAGGTGAACATAAATTGTTCAATGACAAATTAATATTTTCCTGGTTTGGAGATTACAATAAGCTTACTCGTGAGTCGCATGATGATCGATTGATGCAGGGAGGTGTTACTTATACTATAAATGAGGACGGTTCTTATGAGCCTACTCTACTTCCAAACGGACAGCCTGTAGTGGATTGGATTTCAAGATTAACTTTAGGCGCTGCAGATTTATCGGGCGGTTTTATTATGTATAGTGATTTATCTGAAACAAAGAAGAATGTAGGGGGTAATTTCACTGTTCCTTTTCTTGTTGCAGGAAACAAACAGAGTCTGAAGGCAGGATATTGGGGTACTTTTCGTAATGCTGATTATCATCAGCAATACCTTACTTCAAAGTTTGGTCCTAATTCAACATATACTATGTTTAATGGATTAACTCTTCCTGAAACATATTCGCTCGATAATTTTGCTAAAGGGTATCTTATTTATGAGTTGGCTGGTAAAAAAGGAGATAAGGTTGATTATTACAAAGGCAATCAGAAAATACATGCGGCTTATTTGATGGGTGAATTTACTCTCTTGAAGAGAGTGCATGTTACAGGCGGGGTGCGTATGGAGAATACTGATATGAATGTTGCTACTTATTATAATAAAGCTAATGCTGTAGTCGATTCTGCTGTTGTTCGTAATTATACGGATTATCTTCCTGCTGCAACAGTAGTATGGAATATTACCTCTTCCATAAATTTACGTGCCGCATATGGCAAAACATTGGCCCGCCCTGATTTTCGTGAATTAACTCCTTTTCGTTATTATAATGTAAACGATAGACTGATTGTCAGTGGTATAACGCCACTGAAGACTACCTATACCAGTAATGTTGATTTACGTTTAGAATGGTATCCTTCTGCTGGTGAGGTTGTTTCTGTCAGTGCTTTTTATAAGAAATTTAAGGATCCTGTAGAATTGCTTTCTTCTGATCCTCAAACTAGTGGAAACTTTATTTTATCATCTTATAATCTGGATAAATCGACTATGAAAGGTTTGGAGTTAAACTTGCGTAAGTCTCTTGCTTTTATAGCTCCAGTTGCTTTTTTAAGAGATCTTTATCTGAATGCCAATGCTACTATACTGAAAGGAGATGTCTCTTATAATTTGGCTTATTTGAGAAATGTTGCTTCGGGGCTTTCTACTGACGAGTTGGATAATTTTGCGTCCAATCGTAAGCGTCCTCTGCAGGGTATGGCTCCTTACATGGTAAATGCCGGATTAACTTATTCGGGAAAATTGCTGGGTGCCGCAGTGAGTTATGCTACTACTGGGCGCAAATTGGTGCAGGCTGCTCCTAAAGAATGGAATGATGAATATGAAGCACCTAGGCATGTACTCGATTTGCAATTATCTGTTCGACCTTGGAAGAACTTAGAAATTAAGGCTAATGCCAGTGATATTTTAAATCAGGCTAGTATTATCTATATTAATAGCAATGACCATGGAGAAGATTACACAAATGATATGGGGTATAACAAAGATAGAGATGTGATTCGTAGTAAGATAAAACGTGGAACGGGTTACTCGTTCTCGTTGAGTTATAATTTTTGA
- a CDS encoding FecR domain-containing protein, producing MVKMNFTSGGKEKFLKELSVIYYRCLVGKATDSELKIAEKFGHHLIEKLQKFPAKQQPMAEVEEEKMEVMWKRITEQLHMECPLPETEVSFSDEDYHKAYEEEWKKTYKKVRKLIVRRSVWQGYAAAVALIAVLLGTTLFFYADKNKVMSSVVASVKVRYTATNSLNRYTLEDGTLAEMNRDSELKIAGSFNNKTREVAMEGQIFFKVKKNPEKPFIISTQGMNVTVRGTSFEVMSYEEIEDKQVTVSTGRVEVTDSKNGKLLAILTPGLQLIFNPDTGSHELKKVNAEEITAWRTGKLVLHNASVSELRLRLRQYFGKVLLVEGGALREDARITSTFNYEDVTIDNVMKRICALFGAKYKIQSNRVILSVNTI from the coding sequence ATGGTAAAAATGAATTTCACTTCGGGTGGAAAGGAAAAGTTTTTAAAAGAACTTTCTGTGATTTATTATAGATGTCTGGTGGGGAAGGCTACGGATAGCGAGTTGAAAATTGCAGAGAAGTTCGGTCATCATCTTATCGAAAAACTGCAAAAGTTCCCTGCGAAACAACAACCAATGGCAGAGGTAGAGGAAGAAAAAATGGAGGTGATGTGGAAAAGAATAACAGAGCAATTGCACATGGAGTGTCCGTTGCCCGAGACTGAAGTCTCTTTCTCTGATGAAGATTATCATAAGGCATATGAGGAGGAATGGAAGAAAACGTATAAGAAAGTGAGAAAATTAATCGTTCGCCGCTCCGTTTGGCAAGGATATGCAGCAGCTGTTGCTTTGATAGCGGTGCTGCTGGGCACTACTCTGTTTTTTTATGCTGATAAGAATAAGGTAATGAGCAGTGTGGTTGCTTCGGTAAAAGTCCGATACACTGCTACCAATAGCCTTAATAGATATACACTTGAGGATGGAACTTTGGCCGAGATGAACAGAGACAGTGAATTGAAAATAGCGGGAAGTTTTAATAATAAAACGCGTGAAGTGGCCATGGAGGGACAAATATTTTTTAAAGTGAAAAAGAATCCCGAAAAACCTTTTATTATAAGTACGCAAGGTATGAATGTAACAGTGCGAGGAACTTCGTTTGAAGTGATGTCTTATGAAGAAATAGAAGATAAACAGGTAACGGTAAGTACCGGTCGTGTAGAGGTGACCGATTCTAAGAATGGGAAATTGCTGGCGATACTGACACCCGGCTTGCAACTTATCTTTAATCCGGATACGGGTAGCCATGAACTGAAAAAAGTGAATGCGGAAGAAATTACTGCCTGGCGTACCGGCAAGCTGGTATTGCACAATGCTTCCGTGTCCGAACTAAGACTAAGGTTGAGGCAATATTTTGGAAAAGTGTTGCTGGTAGAGGGTGGGGCTTTACGTGAGGATGCCCGGATTACGTCTACTTTTAATTATGAAGATGTAACGATAGACAACGTGATGAAGCGGATTTGCGCCTTGTTTGGGGCAAAATACAAAATACAAAGTAACCGGGTTATTCTGTCGGTGAATACTATATAG